In Camelus dromedarius isolate mCamDro1 chromosome 3, mCamDro1.pat, whole genome shotgun sequence, one DNA window encodes the following:
- the SPINK13 gene encoding serine protease inhibitor Kazal-type 13, whose protein sequence is MTTERLTFCRELIQASPKQYIRGGQMAAFPCMTTFFLVSSTLAHIAFAGIVKPRDRSRWPKPNCKMYYPVDPSYDSTCPDVTAYVCATNGQTYQNECFLCLAQWELGHRIKFDKHGKCY, encoded by the exons ATGACTACAGAGAGGCTCACATTTTGCAGGGAGCTCATTCAG GCCTCACCAAAGCAGTACATTAGAGGAGGTCAAATGGCTGCCTTTCCCTGCATGACCACGTTTTTCCTGGTATCCTCCACTTTGGCACATATTGCTTTTGCAG GTATAGTCAAACCGCGTGACCGCTCTAGATGGCCTaag CCCAATTGTAAAATGTACTACCCAGTGGATCCTTCTTATGACTCAACCTGTCCTGATGTAACAGCATATGTTTGTGCTACAAATGGCCAGACTTACCAGAATGAGTGTTTTCTTTGTCTTGCTCAGTG gGAATTGGGTCATCGTATTAAATTTGATAAACATGGAAAGTGTTACTAA
- the LOC105097035 gene encoding serine protease inhibitor Kazal-type 7 produces MKITGVLLLLCTMIHICSCSEAAGQSLTKVDCSIYKKYPLVAIPCPITYLPVCGSDYITYGNECHLCIENL; encoded by the exons ATGAAGATCACTGGGGTCCTCCTTCTGCTCTGTACAATGATCCATATCTGCAGTTGCTCAG AAGCTGCTGGTCAGTCTTTAACAAAG GTGGACTGCAGCATTTACAAGAAGTACCCACTGGTGGCCATCCCCTGCCCCATCACATACCTGCCTGTTTGTGGGTCTGACTACATCACCTACGGGAACGAATGCCACTTGTGTATTGAGAACTTGTGA